The following proteins are encoded in a genomic region of Stutzerimonas balearica DSM 6083:
- a CDS encoding CHASE domain-containing protein has protein sequence MSDPAIDPSPIPGLKQLFDWRNGVAWLVLVFTLLVQLVLFQHFQNREVRAARQQFHMLSEKVTESIRKRLLDHEQILLGGAGLFDASGTVSREQWRLYVQRLQLADHYPGIQGVGFSRAILPEELEAHERRVQQEGLAEYAVHPPGQRPLYTSIVYLEPLTARNRAALGFDMYSDPARRQAMQRAAEQGLTSITDKVTLVQETHGKTQAGVLLYVPVYQQGMPLGSPEQRMQALKGFVYSPYRVGNLVNGILRNMDLPLQLNIYAGQGEQPEKRIFASDEGRAPVLGQYSELQQLRAYGQVWTLRMTSLPEFDARFHGNWGTLVLLSIGMSLLLFFLTASLALRHRRAKALAERMTQTIRRSKHDLRLSEERLSLALKGSNDGLWDLNLEAGTLYASARAWEMLGYRAEEFPCDLRLWERFVVAEDLPHERARLARTMLSQIDHFTDELRLQHKSGRIVPVLLRGYIQRDADGQAQRITGTVMDLTERKRIEQLKNEFVSTVSHELRTPLTSITGALGLINGGALGKAPPAMQQMLEIAYRNSVRLGHLINDLLDMEKIAAGKMTFDLREHRLPQLLEEALTSTQGFAEQHGVRCTLEPVPDVRVWVDGLRLQQVLSNLLSNAIKFTHQGGEVRVHTRHGDGRIRVCVTDQGPGIPDSFRSQVFTKFAQADSSDSRTKAGTGLGLAITKELVERMGGSVGFDSEEGRGSTFWFELPIQPAMASESPEQGDRPRLLVVEDEPDTGRLLHLMLSEGGYAVDRVQSLEQARECLAKVPYQAMTLDLHLPDGSGRQFLEEIRANPALTALPVVVISAAAQVEVSAPAAHLFWLHKPISSAQLLDTLQAAIASATPD, from the coding sequence ATGAGCGACCCTGCCATCGATCCAAGCCCGATACCGGGCCTCAAGCAGTTGTTCGACTGGCGCAACGGCGTTGCCTGGCTGGTGCTGGTTTTCACGCTGTTGGTCCAGCTGGTGCTGTTTCAGCATTTCCAGAACCGCGAAGTGCGCGCAGCACGCCAGCAGTTCCATATGCTCAGCGAAAAGGTCACCGAGTCCATTCGCAAGCGCCTGCTCGATCACGAACAAATCCTGCTCGGCGGCGCCGGGCTGTTCGATGCGAGCGGCACGGTCAGCCGCGAGCAGTGGCGTCTCTATGTGCAGCGCCTGCAGCTGGCCGATCATTATCCCGGTATCCAGGGGGTCGGCTTCAGCCGTGCGATCCTCCCCGAGGAGCTGGAGGCGCACGAGCGTCGGGTGCAGCAAGAAGGGCTTGCCGAGTACGCCGTTCACCCGCCCGGACAACGACCGCTATACACCTCGATCGTCTACCTGGAACCGCTCACCGCACGCAATCGCGCCGCGCTGGGCTTCGACATGTATTCCGACCCGGCACGCCGCCAGGCCATGCAGCGCGCGGCCGAGCAAGGCCTGACGAGCATCACCGACAAGGTCACGCTGGTCCAGGAAACCCACGGCAAGACTCAGGCCGGTGTGTTGCTCTACGTGCCGGTCTATCAGCAGGGCATGCCGCTGGGCAGCCCAGAGCAGCGTATGCAGGCGCTCAAGGGCTTCGTCTACAGCCCTTATCGCGTCGGCAATCTGGTCAACGGCATCCTGCGCAACATGGACCTGCCGCTGCAGCTGAACATCTATGCGGGCCAGGGCGAGCAGCCCGAGAAGCGTATCTTCGCCTCCGACGAAGGCCGCGCTCCGGTGCTCGGGCAATACAGCGAGCTGCAGCAGCTGCGGGCCTATGGCCAGGTGTGGACGCTGCGCATGACCAGCCTGCCGGAATTCGACGCACGCTTTCACGGCAACTGGGGCACGCTGGTGCTGCTCAGCATCGGCATGAGCCTGTTGCTGTTCTTTCTCACCGCCTCGCTGGCGCTGCGTCACCGCCGTGCCAAGGCGCTGGCCGAGCGCATGACGCAAACGATCCGGCGCAGCAAACACGACCTGCGGCTGAGCGAAGAGCGCCTTTCACTCGCCCTGAAGGGCAGCAATGACGGCCTCTGGGACCTCAATCTGGAGGCCGGCACGCTGTACGCCTCCGCACGCGCCTGGGAGATGCTCGGTTACCGTGCCGAGGAATTCCCCTGCGACCTGCGGCTGTGGGAGCGCTTCGTGGTTGCCGAAGACCTGCCCCACGAGCGTGCACGGCTGGCCAGGACGATGCTGTCGCAGATCGATCATTTCACCGACGAACTGCGCCTGCAGCACAAGAGCGGGCGTATCGTTCCGGTGCTGCTGCGTGGCTATATCCAGCGCGATGCCGATGGCCAGGCCCAGCGCATCACCGGCACCGTGATGGACCTGACCGAACGCAAACGCATCGAGCAACTGAAGAATGAGTTCGTCTCGACGGTCAGCCACGAGCTGCGTACGCCACTGACCTCCATTACCGGCGCGCTCGGCCTGATCAACGGCGGCGCACTCGGCAAGGCGCCTCCGGCCATGCAGCAGATGCTGGAGATCGCCTACCGTAACAGCGTGCGCCTCGGCCACCTGATCAACGATCTGCTGGACATGGAGAAGATCGCCGCCGGCAAGATGACCTTCGACCTGCGCGAACATCGCCTGCCGCAACTGCTCGAAGAGGCGCTGACCAGCACTCAGGGCTTCGCCGAACAGCACGGGGTGCGCTGTACGCTCGAGCCGGTGCCGGACGTGCGCGTCTGGGTCGACGGCCTGCGCCTGCAGCAGGTGCTGAGCAACCTGCTGTCCAATGCCATCAAATTCACCCATCAGGGCGGCGAGGTCCGCGTGCATACCCGGCACGGCGACGGCCGTATCCGCGTCTGCGTAACCGACCAGGGCCCTGGCATCCCGGACAGCTTTCGCAGCCAGGTCTTCACCAAGTTCGCCCAGGCGGACTCTTCCGACAGCCGTACCAAGGCCGGCACCGGGCTCGGCCTGGCGATTACCAAAGAGCTCGTCGAGCGCATGGGCGGCAGCGTAGGTTTCGACAGCGAGGAGGGCCGCGGCTCGACCTTCTGGTTCGAGCTGCCGATTCAGCCGGCAATGGCCAGCGAATCGCCGGAGCAAGGTGATCGCCCGCGCCTGCTGGTTGTCGAGGATGAGCCCGACACCGGCCGCCTGCTGCACCTGATGCTCAGCGAGGGGGGCTATGCGGTCGACCGCGTACAGAGCCTGGAACAGGCCCGCGAGTGCCTGGCCAAGGTTCCCTATCAGGCGATGACGCTCGATCTGCACCTGCCCGATGGCAGCGGCCGGCAGTTTCTCGAGGAGATCCGCGCCAACCCGGCGCTAACGGCCCTGCCGGTCGTGGTGATCTCGGCAGCGGCACAGGTCGAGGTGTCCGCTCCGGCCGCGCACCTGTTCTGGCTGCACAAGCCGATCAGCAGCGCGCAGCTGCTCGATACCCTGCAGGCCGCGATCGCCAGCGCCACGCCGGATTGA
- the rpoH gene encoding RNA polymerase sigma factor RpoH — protein MTTSLQPVHALVPGANLEAYVQTVNSLPLLTVEQERELAERLFYHQDLEAARQMVLAHLRIVVHIARSYSGYGLAQADLIQEGNVGLMKAVKRFNPEMGVRLVSFAVHWIKAEIHEFILRNWRIVKVATTKAQRKLFFNLRSQKKRLAWLSNDEVNRVADSLGVEPREVREMEGRLSGHDMAFDPLDDADDDSAYQSPSHYLEDQRYDPARQLEDADWSDSSSASLHEALEGLDERSRDILQQRWLSEEKATLHDLAAKYNVSAERIRQLEKNAMNKLKGCIQA, from the coding sequence ATGACAACTTCTCTGCAACCTGTTCACGCCCTGGTCCCGGGAGCCAATCTCGAGGCCTACGTGCAGACCGTAAACAGCCTGCCGCTGCTTACCGTCGAGCAGGAGCGCGAGCTGGCTGAGCGCCTCTTCTATCATCAGGACCTCGAGGCCGCTCGGCAGATGGTCCTTGCGCACCTGCGCATCGTCGTCCACATCGCTCGCAGCTACTCGGGCTACGGGCTGGCCCAGGCCGACCTGATCCAGGAAGGCAACGTCGGACTGATGAAAGCGGTCAAGCGCTTCAATCCCGAGATGGGCGTGCGTCTGGTGTCCTTCGCGGTGCACTGGATCAAGGCCGAGATCCACGAATTCATCCTGCGTAACTGGCGCATCGTCAAGGTCGCCACGACCAAGGCGCAGCGCAAGCTGTTCTTCAACCTGCGCAGCCAGAAAAAGCGCCTGGCCTGGCTCAGCAATGACGAGGTCAACCGCGTCGCTGACAGCCTGGGAGTCGAACCGCGCGAGGTGCGCGAGATGGAAGGCCGTCTCAGCGGTCACGACATGGCCTTCGACCCGCTGGACGATGCGGACGATGACAGCGCCTACCAGTCGCCGTCCCACTACCTCGAAGACCAGCGCTACGACCCGGCGCGCCAGCTCGAGGACGCCGACTGGAGCGACAGCTCTTCGGCCAGCCTGCACGAAGCGCTGGAAGGCCTGGACGAGCGTAGCCGCGACATCCTCCAGCAGCGCTGGCTGAGCGAGGAGAAGGCGACGCTGCATGATCTGGCCGCCAAGTACAACGTCTCCGCCGAGCGTATTCGTCAGCTTGAAAAGAACGCGATGAACAAGCTCAAGGGCTGCATCCAGGCCTGA
- the ftsX gene encoding permease-like cell division protein FtsX, with translation MSASRKNDTKASPSTAERVGGSVKKVEAKHDEPDFKTLFHAWLESHRASLVDSLGRLLKQPIGSFFTCLVMAVALSLPMGLALLLDNVERLGGSWQRAAQISVFLKLDVDAAAGERLRDEIAAMPDVAEAQWISRDAALEEFQQLSGIGEALRELPDNPLPGSVLVTPKEIDKEKLEALRQSLAELPGVEQAQLDLLWVERLTAILKLGDRFVFGLTLLLVATLLLVIGNTIRLHIENRRTEIEVVKLVGGTDGYVRRPFLYMGAIYGLGAGLIAWGLLAYGLGWLNEAVVRLAGLYGSDFGLAGVPAGDALSLVVGAVLLGYIGAWLAVARHLSELAPR, from the coding sequence ATGAGCGCATCCCGCAAGAACGACACCAAAGCCAGCCCGAGCACGGCCGAGCGTGTCGGTGGCTCGGTCAAGAAAGTCGAAGCGAAACACGATGAGCCGGACTTCAAGACGCTGTTCCATGCCTGGCTGGAGAGCCACCGCGCCAGTCTCGTCGATAGCCTGGGGCGCCTGCTCAAGCAGCCGATCGGCAGTTTTTTCACCTGCCTGGTCATGGCCGTCGCGCTGAGCCTGCCGATGGGCCTGGCGTTGCTGCTCGACAACGTCGAGCGGCTAGGCGGCTCCTGGCAGCGTGCCGCGCAGATTTCGGTGTTCCTCAAGCTGGATGTCGACGCCGCCGCGGGCGAGCGCCTGCGCGACGAGATCGCCGCGATGCCGGACGTGGCTGAGGCGCAGTGGATCAGTCGTGACGCCGCGCTCGAGGAATTTCAGCAGCTGTCGGGTATCGGCGAAGCGCTCAGGGAGCTGCCGGATAATCCGCTGCCCGGCTCGGTGCTGGTGACGCCGAAGGAAATCGACAAGGAAAAGCTCGAGGCCCTGCGCCAGAGCCTGGCCGAGCTGCCTGGCGTCGAACAGGCGCAGCTCGATCTGCTCTGGGTCGAGCGGCTGACGGCGATCCTCAAGCTCGGCGACCGTTTCGTCTTTGGTCTGACCCTGTTGTTGGTGGCCACGCTGCTGCTGGTGATCGGCAATACCATCCGCCTGCATATCGAGAACCGTCGCACCGAGATCGAGGTGGTCAAGCTCGTCGGTGGGACCGATGGTTACGTGCGTCGACCGTTTCTCTACATGGGGGCGATCTACGGCCTGGGCGCCGGGCTGATCGCCTGGGGCCTGCTGGCTTACGGCCTAGGCTGGCTGAACGAGGCGGTGGTGCGGCTCGCCGGGCTCTACGGCAGCGATTTCGGCCTGGCCGGCGTGCCCGCCGGCGACGCGCTGTCGCTGGTGGTCGGTGCCGTGCTGCTGGGCTACATCGGCGCCTGGCTGGCGGTCGCGCGGCACCTCAGCGAGCTGGCGCCGCGGTAG
- the ftsE gene encoding cell division ATP-binding protein FtsE has product MIRFEQVGKRYPNGHVGLHELSFHVQRGEFLFVTGHSGAGKSTLLRLLLAMERPTSGKLLLAGQDLSRITTAQIPFLRRQIGVVFQNHQLLFDRTVFDNVALPLQILGLNKREIGQRVMTALERVSLKDKALQFPADLSTGQQQRVGIARAVVHRPALLLADEPTGNLDPRLAAEIMGVFEDINRLGTTVLIASHDLALIARMRHRMLTLQRGRLIGDGEAGR; this is encoded by the coding sequence ATGATCCGCTTCGAACAGGTCGGCAAGCGCTATCCCAACGGCCACGTCGGGCTGCATGAGCTGTCGTTCCATGTGCAGCGGGGCGAGTTCCTCTTCGTGACCGGGCATTCCGGCGCGGGCAAGAGCACCTTGCTGCGTCTGTTGCTGGCCATGGAGCGCCCGACCAGCGGCAAGCTGCTGCTGGCCGGGCAGGATCTGTCGCGCATTACCACCGCGCAGATCCCCTTTCTGCGTCGGCAGATCGGCGTGGTGTTCCAGAATCATCAGTTGCTGTTCGACCGCACGGTGTTCGACAACGTCGCCCTGCCGCTGCAGATTCTCGGGCTGAACAAGCGCGAGATCGGCCAGCGGGTGATGACCGCGCTCGAGCGCGTCAGCCTCAAGGACAAGGCGCTGCAGTTTCCCGCGGATCTCTCCACCGGCCAGCAACAGCGCGTCGGCATCGCCCGCGCGGTGGTGCACCGGCCGGCGCTGCTGCTGGCCGACGAACCGACCGGTAACCTCGATCCGCGTCTGGCGGCGGAAATCATGGGTGTGTTCGAGGACATCAACCGTCTCGGTACCACCGTGCTGATCGCCAGCCACGACCTGGCTCTGATCGCGCGCATGCGTCACCGCATGCTGACCCTGCAACGTGGTCGCCTGATCGGCGACGGGGAGGCCGGCCGATGA
- the ftsY gene encoding signal recognition particle-docking protein FtsY, with protein sequence MFGSNDDKKTPAEAGEKKGLFGWLRKKPQTPAAEPPATEPPEESQPLADEPDREAEQTEREQLAAAHEAPVHEPAPEPVEPPSVQLPEPEPVPSAEPTQPTAAAPEPAAPTRLGFFARLRQGLSKTSASIGEGMASLFLGKKAIDDDLLEELETRLLTADVGVEATGAIMQNLTRRVSRKELADSGALYRALQEELAGLLRPVEQPLVVDGAKQPYVILVVGVNGVGKTTTIGKLAKKLQNEGKKVMLAAGDTFRAAAVEQLQVWGERNRIPVIAQHTGADSASVIFDAVQAAKARGIDVLIADTAGRLHTKDNLMEELKKVRRVIGKLDETAPHEVLLVLDAGTGQNAINQTRQFNQAVALSGIALTKLDGTAKGGVIFALAKQFGTPIRYIGVGEGIDDLRTFEADAFVKALFGQDER encoded by the coding sequence ATGTTTGGTTCAAACGACGACAAGAAGACGCCGGCCGAGGCCGGCGAAAAGAAAGGGCTGTTCGGCTGGTTGCGCAAGAAGCCGCAGACGCCTGCCGCCGAGCCGCCGGCGACCGAACCGCCGGAAGAGAGCCAGCCACTGGCCGATGAGCCCGACCGCGAAGCCGAGCAAACGGAGCGCGAGCAACTGGCCGCGGCGCACGAAGCGCCGGTGCATGAGCCCGCCCCTGAGCCGGTCGAGCCGCCCTCGGTGCAGCTCCCCGAGCCCGAGCCTGTACCGAGTGCCGAGCCCACGCAGCCGACCGCTGCTGCGCCGGAGCCCGCTGCGCCGACCCGGCTGGGCTTCTTTGCCCGTTTGCGCCAGGGCCTGTCCAAGACCAGCGCCAGCATCGGCGAGGGCATGGCCAGTCTGTTCCTTGGCAAGAAGGCGATCGATGACGACCTGCTCGAAGAGCTGGAAACACGCCTGCTGACCGCCGACGTCGGCGTCGAGGCGACTGGCGCGATCATGCAGAACCTGACCCGCCGGGTCTCGCGCAAGGAGCTGGCCGACAGCGGCGCGCTGTATCGCGCGCTGCAGGAAGAGCTGGCCGGGCTGCTGCGCCCGGTCGAGCAGCCGCTGGTCGTCGATGGCGCCAAGCAGCCCTACGTGATCCTCGTGGTCGGGGTGAACGGCGTCGGCAAGACCACCACCATCGGCAAGCTTGCCAAGAAGCTGCAGAACGAAGGCAAGAAGGTCATGCTCGCCGCCGGCGATACCTTCCGCGCCGCGGCAGTCGAGCAGCTGCAGGTCTGGGGCGAGCGCAACCGTATTCCGGTGATTGCCCAGCATACCGGCGCCGATTCCGCCTCGGTCATCTTCGATGCGGTGCAGGCGGCCAAGGCGCGCGGCATCGACGTGCTGATCGCCGATACCGCCGGTCGTCTGCATACCAAGGACAACCTCATGGAGGAGCTGAAGAAGGTGCGCCGGGTGATCGGCAAGCTGGACGAGACCGCGCCCCATGAAGTGCTGCTGGTGCTCGATGCCGGCACCGGGCAAAACGCGATCAACCAGACCCGCCAGTTCAACCAGGCGGTCGCGCTCAGTGGCATCGCCCTGACCAAGCTCGACGGCACGGCCAAGGGCGGCGTGATCTTCGCGCTGGCCAAGCAGTTCGGCACGCCGATCCGCTACATCGGCGTCGGTGAAGGGATCGACGACCTGCGCACCTTCGAGGCCGATGCCTTCGTCAAGGCTCTGTTCGGTCAGGACGAGCGATGA